The window TAGTACGCTAGGTTAGTGCATTAAAGGGCAACGTACGTGAAAATACTTATGGTTTAGATAAGTGTTCCATTAGATAATCTACCAACAACCTGATTTTTGGTGACAAATGACGATTGTGGGGATAAACCGCCCATATTTCTTCTCTATGTTCTCTGTAGGTATCCAGTAAGCTTATCAGCTCTCCTGACTCTAGGTGTGTTTGCACGTAGTAGTCAGGCAGCTGCACGATGCCGAGCCCTTTTAAAGCGGCATCAACTAAGCTATAACCGCTGTTATAACGTACAGTACCAGTCACACGAACATTCCGCTCCTTACCAGCTTCCTTAAAATGCCAGTAGTCCAAGGTGCCAAGCAGGCAGTTATGTTGAACAAGCTCAGTCAGAGAATGCGGTATACCGTATTTTTCAATATAGGATGGCGACGCGCAGACAAAATTGGTACGGCTACTGAGCTTTTTGGCCATCATGGTAGAATCGCGTAGCTTGCCAATACGAATCGCTAAATCATAGCCACCTTCAATCAAATCGATTTTTTGATTGCTTAAAAAGGCGGTCACTTCAATATCACTATATTGCAACATAAAATCATTCATCAATGGTAATAGCTGCCGCTCCCCATAAGTGACAGGGGCGGTCAACTTGATCATACCTTGCGGTTTCGATTGCAGATTACTTACCGCTTGTTCAGCCGCATCCAAGCCGTCGAGCACACCGCGGCAGTGCTGATAAAATACCCGGCCTTCTTCCGTTAACGATACCCGACGCGTGGTGCGATACAGTAATTTAATATTGAGGCGCTGCTCTAAGGCGCTCACCTGCCGACTCACTTGGGCGGTTGAGATGCTTAACTTTTTTGCCGCCTGAGTAAAGCTCTCATATTCTGTAACATAGACGAACTCACTGATGCCATCCCACTTCATGATTATTACCACTGTGTAAAAGATAATTTCAAATAGAGTATATTATCATTAGTGTAGAAATAATGTAAAATGGCAACATAAATTAAAACAGCTTCTAATCTATTAGCGCTGAAGCCTGCTAATATAAAGAAAGCACAATGAGTTGAATGTTTCCTTTTCGGAAGTAGTGAGAATACTCCCTGTCACGTCAAAAGAGATGGATAGTGTCACTCAACCGCAAATGCGTATTTTAGAGCGACGCCTGTATTTAACAGGCTACAATAATTAATTATTAATTATTAAAAAGAGAGACAACTATGTCAGAGCAAATGTCAGATAAATTTATCAAATCTAGAGCCGCCATTGCTTGGGGGCCAAATCAACCACTCTCAGTTGAAGAAGTGGACGTCATGCTGCCACGTAAAGGCGAAGTGTTGGTAAAAATCATTGCCAGCGGTGTCTGTCATACCGATGCCTATACCTTGTCTGGTGAAGATCCAGAAGGTGTTTTTCCCGCTATCTTGGGTCATGAAGGCGGCGGTATCGTTGAGCAGATCGGCGAGGGCGTGACTAGCGTGCAAGTTGGCGACCATGTTATTCCTTTATACACTGCCGAATGTGGCGTTTGTAAAATGTGTATGTCGGGTAAAACCAATCTATGCTCAGCCGTACGTGAAACTCAAGGTAAAGGCCTAATGCCAGATGGCACTACGCGTTTCTATAAAGATGGCGAACCTATTTATCATTATATGGGCTGCTCAACTTTCTCTGAATACACGGTCTTACCAGAGATTTCTTTGGCCAAAGTAAACAAAGAAGCACCGTTGGAAAAAGTTTGCCTGCTCGGTTGTGGCGTGACTACTGGTATGGGCGCAGTCATGAATACGGCCAAGGTTGAAGAAGGCTCTACCGTTGCTATTTTTGGTCTTGGTGGTATTGGGCTAGCAGCCGTTATCGGTGCAAAAATGGCAAAAGCCAGCCGTATTATCGGCATTGATATTAACGAAGATAAGTTTGAGTTGGCCAAAAAGTTAGGCGCGACCGATTGCATCAATTCTAAAGACTACGATAAGCCTATTCAGGATGTCATCGTTGAGCTGACTGATGGCGGCGTTGACTATTCATTTGAATGTATCGGTAATGTCGATGTCATGCGTTCAGCGCTTGAGTGCTGCCATAAAGGCTGGGGCGAGTCGGTTATCATTGGGGTTGCCGGAGCCGGCAAAGAGATCTCAACCCGTCCCTTCCAACTAGTGACCGGTCGAGTCTGGAAAGGCTCAGCATTTGGCGGTGTTAAAGGCCGTACAGAATTGCCCGGTTACGTCGAACGCTATTTAGAGGGTGAGATCCCATTAAACGATTTTATTACTCATACTATGCCATTAGAAGATATTAACGAAGCATTTGATCTTATGCATAAAGGTGAGAGTATTCGCTCTGTTATTCATTTTGATGCGTAAGTTATAGCTATTTGGTCAAAGTAGTTAAATCATAAAAATGCTGTCCCACTAATAATTTACGGGGGCAGCATTTTTCGTTTAAGAAATCTATTTGAAGAGGTCGGTTTTAAATAAGCTGGTTATCTAGCCGCACTGTATCTGTTTTCGAATGAACCGACTATATCAACTCACTGCTGGGAATAATACCGAACAGCCGCTTATACTCTCGGCTGAATTGACTCGGACTCTCGTAATCTATTTGCATGGCAATTTGCGATATTTGTTCCTCACCGAGTTGAATCAGTCGCCGTGCCTCCATCAACCGTAAGCTTTTTTGATATTGTAGCGGACTTAATTGAGTAATCTCTTTGAAATATTGATGGAACCCTGAGACACTCATACCGCAGCTACTGGCTAGATCTTCTATTACCACCAGTTCACTCAAATGTGTCTTAAGCCAATCGGTGGCTTGGGTAATGCGATGCGTATGACTGCCATTGACCACCAACTGTCGTAACTTTTCTCCTTTCTGCGCCATAAGCAATCGATAATAGATCTCTTGCTGAATTAATGACGCTAAAAATACAATATCATTTGGATAATTGAGCAAATCAATCAAGCGCTCAAATACTGAAAGTACAGTGTCCTCTAATGGCCATTTTATACCCAAATACCGCTTGTTTATGCTTTGCTTGGGGGGGGGTATCTTGGCTAGGACTTCTCTAATTGTGGTAAGGTTTAACTTCATGGATAAAACGATAACA of the Psychrobacter sp. LV10R520-6 genome contains:
- a CDS encoding LysR family transcriptional regulator, with the translated sequence MKWDGISEFVYVTEYESFTQAAKKLSISTAQVSRQVSALEQRLNIKLLYRTTRRVSLTEEGRVFYQHCRGVLDGLDAAEQAVSNLQSKPQGMIKLTAPVTYGERQLLPLMNDFMLQYSDIEVTAFLSNQKIDLIEGGYDLAIRIGKLRDSTMMAKKLSSRTNFVCASPSYIEKYGIPHSLTELVQHNCLLGTLDYWHFKEAGKERNVRVTGTVRYNSGYSLVDAALKGLGIVQLPDYYVQTHLESGELISLLDTYREHREEIWAVYPHNRHLSPKIRLLVDYLMEHLSKP
- a CDS encoding AraC family transcriptional regulator produces the protein MTLLAVLIVVPSYSTHYQNRPHSPLLLKNKTIESTVSSLFFCCADRPSDMVSYVQEPSICIVLQREREIYLGTECQYFDDSHLMFCPVNIPISLHIEHATIETPVIVLSMKLNLTTIREVLAKIPPPKQSINKRYLGIKWPLEDTVLSVFERLIDLLNYPNDIVFLASLIQQEIYYRLLMAQKGEKLRQLVVNGSHTHRITQATDWLKTHLSELVVIEDLASSCGMSVSGFHQYFKEITQLSPLQYQKSLRLMEARRLIQLGEEQISQIAMQIDYESPSQFSREYKRLFGIIPSSELI
- a CDS encoding S-(hydroxymethyl)glutathione dehydrogenase/class III alcohol dehydrogenase, yielding MSDKFIKSRAAIAWGPNQPLSVEEVDVMLPRKGEVLVKIIASGVCHTDAYTLSGEDPEGVFPAILGHEGGGIVEQIGEGVTSVQVGDHVIPLYTAECGVCKMCMSGKTNLCSAVRETQGKGLMPDGTTRFYKDGEPIYHYMGCSTFSEYTVLPEISLAKVNKEAPLEKVCLLGCGVTTGMGAVMNTAKVEEGSTVAIFGLGGIGLAAVIGAKMAKASRIIGIDINEDKFELAKKLGATDCINSKDYDKPIQDVIVELTDGGVDYSFECIGNVDVMRSALECCHKGWGESVIIGVAGAGKEISTRPFQLVTGRVWKGSAFGGVKGRTELPGYVERYLEGEIPLNDFITHTMPLEDINEAFDLMHKGESIRSVIHFDA